A single Methanolobus sp. ZRKC5 DNA region contains:
- a CDS encoding DUF373 family protein translates to MQTLVICIDRDNDLGDKANVQVPLIGKEANIEAAVKLATADPEDSDTNTIFGGVKILDDLLARGVDAEIITFAGDRNIGIISDQKIANQLDMILKKFPAESAIFVSDGAEDETLLPIVQSRIKIDSVRRIVVMQSANLESTYYIIKHAFNDPKISQTFFVPLGLASLIYAFFLLINYSQGAIIGILAAVGLYMLYRGFSDTVTFYWEQLKDSFHSGRMTFFTYATAVFLIVVATLLGLMDVWSFYTSEGIWYYGVVPLFTAFINKTIWIYILAILFADAGKIIDCKKRGESFRRYLIPAFFVVSIGFLFWGSTSYIMSMSPVLGSGISDPRSGLELFVYSIVFAIILALTGIKVSNNPQATGKKSKR, encoded by the coding sequence ATGCAAACACTGGTAATCTGCATAGACAGGGATAATGACCTTGGGGACAAAGCGAATGTCCAGGTACCTCTGATAGGTAAAGAAGCTAATATAGAGGCAGCAGTAAAGCTTGCAACAGCAGACCCCGAAGATTCTGATACTAACACGATCTTCGGAGGTGTCAAGATACTTGATGACTTGCTTGCAAGGGGAGTAGATGCGGAAATCATTACCTTTGCAGGCGACAGGAACATTGGTATAATCTCTGACCAGAAGATAGCTAACCAGCTTGATATGATCCTGAAGAAGTTCCCGGCAGAATCTGCGATATTCGTATCTGATGGTGCTGAGGATGAAACGTTGCTACCTATTGTCCAGTCAAGGATCAAGATAGATTCTGTAAGAAGAATCGTGGTAATGCAGAGTGCTAACCTGGAAAGTACATACTACATAATCAAACATGCTTTTAATGACCCCAAAATATCCCAGACATTCTTTGTTCCGCTGGGACTTGCATCTCTTATCTATGCTTTCTTCCTGCTGATTAACTATTCTCAGGGTGCTATCATAGGTATTCTGGCGGCTGTGGGTCTCTATATGCTTTACCGTGGATTCAGCGATACAGTTACTTTCTACTGGGAGCAGTTAAAAGACTCTTTCCATTCAGGAAGAATGACATTTTTCACTTATGCAACGGCAGTTTTCTTAATAGTAGTGGCTACTTTGTTAGGTCTTATGGATGTGTGGTCATTTTACACGTCAGAAGGCATCTGGTATTATGGAGTTGTCCCGCTATTCACAGCTTTCATTAACAAGACTATCTGGATCTACATTCTGGCAATCCTTTTTGCAGATGCGGGAAAGATTATAGATTGTAAGAAACGCGGTGAGTCTTTTAGGCGGTACCTGATACCTGCTTTCTTTGTGGTGTCCATAGGTTTCCTTTTCTGGGGATCCACCAGTTATATTATGTCAATGAGCCCGGTGCTTGGAAGCGGCATAAGTGATCCGCGTTCAGGACTGGAAC
- a CDS encoding 6-hydroxymethylpterin diphosphokinase MptE-like protein: MDFNEWEPIYESILNDMGFSREGDEQAALILSGMLKTSNTTGVLRLHQLIEGKDILVCGNAPLLRDELELVNADDFVIIAADGAAAVLVDRDIIPEIIVTDLDGDVDKEIVANQKGCLMVVHAHGDNIDKLEMYVPWLTRMIGSTQAKSLDNVYNFGGFSDGDRCVYLAKEFGAASITLIGFDFDDGNVDPIKKKKLKWARLLIEKIIP; this comes from the coding sequence ATGGACTTTAATGAATGGGAGCCCATTTACGAGTCCATATTAAATGACATGGGCTTTAGCAGGGAAGGTGATGAGCAGGCTGCTCTCATCCTCTCTGGTATGCTCAAAACCTCAAATACTACTGGTGTTCTTAGGCTTCATCAGTTAATCGAAGGAAAAGATATACTTGTGTGCGGCAATGCTCCGTTACTCAGGGATGAACTGGAGCTTGTCAACGCAGATGATTTTGTTATAATAGCTGCCGATGGAGCAGCTGCTGTGCTTGTTGACCGTGATATCATTCCTGAGATCATAGTCACTGATCTTGATGGCGATGTCGATAAAGAGATAGTTGCCAATCAAAAAGGGTGCTTGATGGTGGTGCATGCACATGGTGACAACATTGATAAACTTGAGATGTATGTTCCCTGGCTGACAAGAATGATTGGAAGCACACAGGCAAAATCTCTGGACAATGTGTACAACTTCGGAGGTTTTAGCGATGGTGACCGGTGCGTCTATCTTGCAAAAGAATTCGGCGCTGCCAGTATAACTCTCATAGGTTTTGATTTTGATGATGGTAATGTCGATCCTATTAAGAAAAAGAAACTTAAATGGGCTCGCTTGCTTATTGAAAAGATAATTCCTTAA